The region GGCGCTATGGGGACGATGATCCAGTCTATGATAATCCCGATGGAAGCATGGGAAGGTAAGACTGGATGTAATGAGATTCTCAATGTTACAGCTCCAGATGTAATCAGATCGATCCATGAAAAGTATGCATTGGCCGGAGCTGATCTTATAAAAACGAATACATTTGGTGCTCTTCCGTGGGTTCTGGAAGAGTACGGGATATCTGATAGAGCTTACGAACTTTCAAAAGCGGGAGCCGAACTTGTAAGACAGGTATGTGATAAGTACTCAACACCGGAAAAACCAAGATTTGTTGCAGGATCACTCGGTCCCGGGACGAAACTTCCCTCACTTGGTCATATAGATTATGATGAGATGTACGAAGGTTACAGGATATCAGCTAAAGGGCTTATTGACGGTGGAGTTGATATCTTCTTACTTGAGACCTTTCAGGATCCCCTCCAGATAAAAGCTGCCTTACATGCTGTTCAGGATACAGCGGAGGAATACGGAAAGGATATACCTGTTATGGTCTCTGCCACTATAGAGCTGACAGGAACGATGCTTATAGGAACAGATGTTCAGACACTTGCGGTTATTATGGAGCCTTTTGATATTCTCACACTCGGGTTTAACTGTGGGACAGGACCTGACCAGATAGAGAGCCACCTTAAAAAGCTTTCTCAGGTATGGGATGGATATATATCTATACACTCAAATGCGGGACTTCCAGAGAACAGGGGAGGACATACATACTATCCTATGGGTGCAGAGGAGTTTGCTGATAAGGAGAGCAGATTCCTTGATTTTGATGGTGTTGCTGTAGTTGGAGGCTGCTGTGGAACAACACCTGCCCATATAAAAGCCCTTGCAGAAAAGGTTAAAGATAAAAAACCAAAGCCACCCAAAGGAAACCAGCCCAGAGCTTTAGCCTCATTATACGGTATACAGCCTTTAAAACAGGAGCCTCCTCCATTTTTAGTTGGTGAAAGAACAAACGCAACAGGGTCTAAAAAGTTCAGGGAACTTCTTTTAAGTGAGGATTACGACGGGATACTATCAGTTGCGCAGGATCAGGTTAAGGCTGGAGCACATGCCCTTGATGTGTCTGTCAATTTTGCAGGCAGAGATGAGATAAAGGATATGAAGGCTGTTATAAGCCGTTTCAATGAGAAGATCCCAATACCACTTATGCCTGACTCAACACAGCCTTCCGCACTGGAAACAGCACTTAAATGTATAGGTGGAAGACCTATATTGAACTCGGCAAACCTTGAGGATGGGGAGGAGAGGTTTAACAGGATATGTCAGCTTGCAAAAAGGTACGGTGCTGCCCTTGTTCTTCTGACGATAGATGAGAAAGGGATGGCAAAGACAAAGGAGAGAAAGGTTGAGATAGCTGAGAGGATGTACAGGATAGCAACAGAAAAACATGGTATAAATCCGGGAGATCTTGTGTTTGATGTTCTCACATTTACTGTAGGCTCAGGTGATGAGGAGTACAGAGATGCTGCTGTTCATACGATAGAGGCTATAAAAGAGATAAAGGAAAAACATCCGGAAGTCGGTTTTGTTCTTGGAATATCAAATGTTTCATTCGGTCTTGATAAGACAGCAAGGAAGTATCTTAACTCTGTTTTCCTCCACCACTGTGTAGAAGCTGGACTGACAATGGCTATCATAAATCCGAAACATCTTATACCTTACTACAGAATTTCTGAGGAAGACAGGAAGATATGTGAGAACCTTCTGTTTAATATATGGGAGGATGGGGAAGATCCTCTGTTCAGGTTCATACAGCATTTCTCAAAAACTGAAAGGAAGGATACTGGGGAAGATCAGGACGATTTTTCCGATCTTCCTGTTGAGGAAAGGATAAAGAAACTTCTTATTGATGGTGAGAAGGAAAAGTTAATAAAAACGGTTGAGGAGGCGAGACACAGTATACCTCCTGAAAAGATAATAAACGAGGTACTTATTGATGCGATGAAGGTTGTTGGTGATCTTTTCGGTGAAGGTAAAATGCAGCTTCCTTTTGTTCTCCAGTCTGCTGAGGCTATGAAAGCTGCTGTTGATTATCTGAACCAGTACCTTCCAAAGAAAAAGAAGGAAAAGGAGACAACACTTATACTCGGAACTGTGAAAGGGGATGTTCACGATGTTGGTAAAAACCTTGTTGATATCATTCTTACAAATAATGGGTTTAAGGTTGTAAATATAGGGATAAAGGCTGAGCTTGAAGATTTTATAAAAGCCTACAAAGAACACAATGCTGATGCTATAGGTATGAGCGGACTTCTTGTTAAATCAACGCTTGAGATGAAGAACAACCTTGAGGAGATGAGAAAGAGAGGAATTAACGTTCCTGTCTTACTTGGTGGAGCTGCACTTAATAAGAGTTTTGTTGATCAGTACTGCAGACCTGTTTATGACGGCCCTGTATTTTACTGCAGGGATGCCTTTGATGGTATAGAGGCTATGTCAAGGATAGAAAGATGGGATGGGATTTCTCCACTTGATACAGACCTTGGGCATAAAGGGGAGGAAGAGGTAAAACCTGAGATTAAAGAGGAAGTGGAAATCCCACCTTTATCACAGATAAAAATGCCTGACAGATCTGTCCCTGTTCCTGTCCCTCCTTTCTGGGGAAGAAAGGTGTGGGTTTATCCTGATATGGAGGATAAGAATTTTTACAGGTATATACAGGAGCTTGCATTTAGATGGATAAATAAGGGTAGTCTATTTAAAAGAGCCTGGGGTTACACAAGGGGAGGAAAGAGTAAAGAGGAGTACGAGAGAATAAAAAAGGAAGAGGTAATACCTGCTTTTGAAAGATTAAAAGAGCTTTTAATAAATGAGGATATATTCCAGCCTAAAATAATATACGGATACTGGCCGTGTAGATCAGATCTGCCTCTTGAAGAAGGAGAGAACAGAGAGTGTTCCCTTCTAATATTCCCCGAAACTGAAGGGTGGTTTAAGGATAATGATGCAAACAGAGATCCTCTAAAAGATGTTATAGGAACCGCACAGATCGTTATGAACTTTCCAAGATCAAAAAAGCCTCCATACAGATGTGTAGCCGATTACTTCCACAGCAACAGGCATGATCTTGTTGCTTTTACAGTTGTGTCCGCAGGAAACAGGCTTTCTGAGTATGAGAATGAACTTTTTAGATCAGGTAAATACAAGGAGTATCATCTCGTACACGGACTTGGTGTTGAGCTTGCAGAAGCTCTTGCAGAGATAGTTCATAAAAAGATAAGAATCGAGCTGAATATAGCTGAGAATGAGGGGAAAACACTTGATGATGTTAACTACCAGATGAGGAGATATCAGGGGGCGAGATACTCTCCAGGTTATCCAGCCTGTCCTGATCTCTCTTTAAATGAAAAGATATTCCAGCTTTTAAAACCTGAGGAGCTTGGTATAACACTTACAGAGAACTATCTTATAGTTCCGGAACAGTCAACAGATGCTATCGTTGTTTATCATCCAGAGGCAACCTATTTTTCTGTATAGATAAGTTCCTGAGGAAAAATAAAGAGCTCCGGACAGTTTTTGAAGTCCGGACATACCTTTTTTATCTTACTTTCTGGAAGGTTTCTCATTAAGATTCTTCTCAGGCTGTGTATGTCAGGTTTTCTCTCAAAATCTCTGAGGCCTTTTTTATTAAAAAGTTCCAGTATCTCTCTGTACTGTAATAAAAAATCATTTTTGTTTTTAATCTCTCTGTAGTATGCATAAAGAAAAATCCTTGATAGAAATGAGAACCTTATGTATATATTCTCAAGTCTCAGCTCATCCTCAGCAGGAAGATAGGGAAATCTCTCTTTCACATTTTTTGCGAACAGTCCCTGTCTTCTTCCTATAAATCCTGTACCGTCAGGATTTCTGTAAGTTTTTGCACCTGTTATCCCACAGCTTGGAGATTTTGATTTCAGAAGAAATCCGTCTATATCTTTGATATTACTTAAGAAACTTTCTGAAAATCTCTTTAATGATTCTGTTATATCCTTTCCTCTGTAGTAGAGTCTGTAATCTCTATTTTTTACGAGAAATATCCTCTCCCTTGGAACTGGAAGGCCTGTATCAACCTCAGGACATACAGTTATGATCTGGGTGTATTTCTTTAGTTTTTCAACGAAAGGATTGTAAATCCTTTCCCCGTCATACCTGACAGCCTCACAGAAGCATCTACTTAAAACTATACGGGGTTTTATACTATGC is a window of Persephonella marina EX-H1 DNA encoding:
- the metH gene encoding methionine synthase; amino-acid sequence: MKSIRDLIGKKVLVIDGAMGTMIQSMIIPMEAWEGKTGCNEILNVTAPDVIRSIHEKYALAGADLIKTNTFGALPWVLEEYGISDRAYELSKAGAELVRQVCDKYSTPEKPRFVAGSLGPGTKLPSLGHIDYDEMYEGYRISAKGLIDGGVDIFLLETFQDPLQIKAALHAVQDTAEEYGKDIPVMVSATIELTGTMLIGTDVQTLAVIMEPFDILTLGFNCGTGPDQIESHLKKLSQVWDGYISIHSNAGLPENRGGHTYYPMGAEEFADKESRFLDFDGVAVVGGCCGTTPAHIKALAEKVKDKKPKPPKGNQPRALASLYGIQPLKQEPPPFLVGERTNATGSKKFRELLLSEDYDGILSVAQDQVKAGAHALDVSVNFAGRDEIKDMKAVISRFNEKIPIPLMPDSTQPSALETALKCIGGRPILNSANLEDGEERFNRICQLAKRYGAALVLLTIDEKGMAKTKERKVEIAERMYRIATEKHGINPGDLVFDVLTFTVGSGDEEYRDAAVHTIEAIKEIKEKHPEVGFVLGISNVSFGLDKTARKYLNSVFLHHCVEAGLTMAIINPKHLIPYYRISEEDRKICENLLFNIWEDGEDPLFRFIQHFSKTERKDTGEDQDDFSDLPVEERIKKLLIDGEKEKLIKTVEEARHSIPPEKIINEVLIDAMKVVGDLFGEGKMQLPFVLQSAEAMKAAVDYLNQYLPKKKKEKETTLILGTVKGDVHDVGKNLVDIILTNNGFKVVNIGIKAELEDFIKAYKEHNADAIGMSGLLVKSTLEMKNNLEEMRKRGINVPVLLGGAALNKSFVDQYCRPVYDGPVFYCRDAFDGIEAMSRIERWDGISPLDTDLGHKGEEEVKPEIKEEVEIPPLSQIKMPDRSVPVPVPPFWGRKVWVYPDMEDKNFYRYIQELAFRWINKGSLFKRAWGYTRGGKSKEEYERIKKEEVIPAFERLKELLINEDIFQPKIIYGYWPCRSDLPLEEGENRECSLLIFPETEGWFKDNDANRDPLKDVIGTAQIVMNFPRSKKPPYRCVADYFHSNRHDLVAFTVVSAGNRLSEYENELFRSGKYKEYHLVHGLGVELAEALAEIVHKKIRIELNIAENEGKTLDDVNYQMRRYQGARYSPGYPACPDLSLNEKIFQLLKPEELGITLTENYLIVPEQSTDAIVVYHPEATYFSV
- a CDS encoding DUF523 domain-containing protein, translating into MHSIKPRIVLSRCFCEAVRYDGERIYNPFVEKLKKYTQIITVCPEVDTGLPVPRERIFLVKNRDYRLYYRGKDITESLKRFSESFLSNIKDIDGFLLKSKSPSCGITGAKTYRNPDGTGFIGRRQGLFAKNVKERFPYLPAEDELRLENIYIRFSFLSRIFLYAYYREIKNKNDFLLQYREILELFNKKGLRDFERKPDIHSLRRILMRNLPESKIKKVCPDFKNCPELFIFPQELIYTEK